In Halobaculum sp. XH14, a single genomic region encodes these proteins:
- a CDS encoding ribbon-helix-helix domain-containing protein: MPKVEITIPEHLEMQIAQMVEQGEFVNREEAIEELISTGMKAYKTSGPQDEDAEPGFEDDGMMGHEDEYVF; the protein is encoded by the coding sequence ATGCCCAAAGTCGAAATCACCATCCCGGAGCATTTGGAGATGCAGATCGCCCAGATGGTCGAACAGGGGGAGTTCGTCAATCGGGAGGAGGCGATCGAGGAGCTCATCTCGACCGGGATGAAGGCATACAAGACGAGCGGTCCCCAGGACGAGGACGCCGAGCCCGGGTTCGAGGACGACGGGATGATGGGCCACGAGGACGAGTACGTCTTCTGA